The Intestinibaculum porci DNA window ATATCATCCGCTTTCTTCCTTTTTATTTGTATCATAATATGCTATATTATTGTTAGGTGATAGTATGGAATTAAAAGAATTCATTCAACAGTATAAAGAAGAACAGCAAATCAATAACTCAGAAATGGCCAGACGTCTTGGCGTCACCAAATCCACGATCCATAAATGGTTAAATGGTGATGTCAAAAAACTGCAGAGTGAAACCCTGCAAAAGCTTTCCCAGGCCCTTGGCTATGATGTGGAAGCCGTCTTAAATGGTCAGGTGATCGAATTTAAAAAACCGATTCTCGGCTATGTAAAGGCTGGCTATAACTTATATGCGGAAGAAAACTATTTAGGCTACGAAGACGTGACAGCCGCGGAAAATCGTCAAGGTGATTACTTTTTACAAGTGACTGGTGATTCGATGATTGGTGAAGGTATTATGGATGGTTCCCTCGCCTATATCAAATCCTGTTCGGATGTCCCAAGCGGGACAATTGCCGTCTGTTTAATTGGCGGTGAAGAAGTGACCATCAAGCGCGTGATCAAAAAAGAAGACATGATCATTCTTGAAGCCGCCAACCCACAGGTGAGCGCGCGTTACTTCTCCGCTGAAGAAGCAGCAACGCTCCCAGTTCAGATTATTGGCCGTCTCGTTTACGTTAAAACCGTCTTTTAGCTATTTTTTGAATATGTAACCCTTACCATTTCAAAATCTTGTCTATTCTCATTGCATTCATAAATTGCGTCCATTACAATAAGGAAAAGAAAAGAATATGGTAGGTGATATTTTCATGAAATGTGAGTTATGCGGCCGTGAAGTCGATGCCACAAAAAAGATCCATCTTGATGATTACGCCCTGGAAGCTCAGGTCTGCGCTAGTTGTTTTGATCGGATCAACGGTGCTTACTTAAAAGAAGTTAAAGCACCAGCGAAAGTAACGATTGAAAAGGCTCGTAATGAATTACAATATGTGGATGAAAAAGGACAGACTTTACCGGACTTTGTGCCTAAGTTTGTAATCAAGAAAGGTGAAGAAAGTCATTTCTTTGGCCTGATGCAGTTTACACGCGATATTGCTGGCGGCAAGCGCTATTATTATCGCGCTCTAGAAATCTATCCAACATCAACTGATCATTTGACGCATTATGAAACCTCTTATGCGTTTAATATCTTTGATGCAGATACCAAAGAAGATCAGGATCAGGCACGTCTTCAGGCTTATCAAACCCTTAAAGAAAAGATGGCCCAGTTAATAGCCAATAACGCTGATGATGAAAGCGGCGTCGTGCGACTTAGCGTGGACGATCAGGACCATACGAAGATCGTTATGAATGGGGAAGAGAAAAAACTTTCTGATATGGAGGACGTTTTAAATCCATTAGAAGGCTTTACGATTTCTTATCAGATTCATGATTCCTATGATCCAGCCCCTTTAGCGCATACCGTTTACTTCCCTGAAGTCATCGAGGAAGATACCTTCTATAACGAATTATTTGATATCATTATTACTTTCTCTTCTTTAGAGAACTTTATTCCTTTAGATAATGTGCAAAAGTTTGCCCTCTTCTATCGCAAACTGTTAAAGAAGTTTAAATATTTTGCAGCAATTAAACCTGATGAAGCAGCTTTATCCGGATTCATGATGTTCGACTTGTTAAAACCATTAGAATCAGATGATCAGTACTTCATCGAAGTTGTCAAAAAGCAATTACAGGATATCATGAAGACTTTATAGTACCCATTGCGGGTACTATTTTTATTTGAATTGAAAACCTCAGCAATTTATAAGCACAAAAAGCGATCACCCATGAAGAAATGATCGCCTCTTATAAAACTAAAAGGGTGCCCGAAGACACCCTTTAAACTTTATTTTCTGATGAAGATCGCTTTAAGACCGCGACCAATCACCTGGAAGAAATTGAGCGATTTATACATTCGCTCTTCTGGCACATACTTACGCACCGCTCTTAATAACTGCTTGTTATCGGGAGCACTGAAGGTAAAAGACCCATTACGCTTGGTAAAGATCGCAAAGCGATTGATCCATTTTCCAAAGAGGACTGAAGCGGAAATATAATCAACTTCTTCCCAAGGAATCTGAATATAATCTTCGACGTTCTTATCATTATAATATTCAAAGGCATGATCCCCGACCATCACTTTCCCCGTTGTCCCAAGACCGCGGTGAGAAGAAGCCGCAATTGTGAAATCAACCTTTGTATTTAATGATTGTGCCATAATATTTCTCCTTTAGATTACATGAAGTTGCAAACTCGTCCGATGATACCAACAACGAATAAACCGATGATGATAGCGATTGGTGAGATACCCTTCTTTAATAATTTACAGATTAATAAAGTTAATAAGACAGCTGCTAAACCAGGAATTAACTGATCTAAGTTACCCTGTAAAGTTGTCACTTTAGCCTGATTTAAACCAGTTGCACCTAATGAAGAGTACTGTTCTAAGGCTGATTTAATACCAGCTGCACCTTTTGGTAATTTATCCCATTCGATATAAGCACCTTTCTGCTGCTGAACAGTTGAGACAACAGGTGTGAAGCTGATTGATACCCAGCGTTCTACTAAGGCACCGATGATGAACATACCTAAGATGGTTGCACCAGAAGTGATTTTACCAAGAAGACCACCAGATAAGTCATTGGTGATCTGAGTACCTACACGGTAACCAAATTCCTGAGTATACCATAAGAATGCGAAACGCATAACGTTCCATACAATGAAGAATAGTAATGGACCAACGATAGATCCAGACATTGCTAATGATGCACCTAAGGCACCAATGATAGGACGAGCAGTAAACCAGAATACTGGGTCACCGACACCAGCAAGTGGGCCCATCATCCCGACTTTAACACCCTGAATAGCCTGGTCATCGATTGCCGCACCATTAGCTCTTTCTTCTTCAAGAGCTAAGGTTACACCCATAACTGGCGCTGATACATAAGGATGTGTGTTATAGAATTCCAGATGTCTCTTTAAAGCGGCAACCTGGTCTTCTTTGTTTGTATATAATTTCTTGATTGCAGGGATGATTGAATAACACCAACCACCATTCTGCATACGTTCATAGTTCCATGACCCCTGAAGGAACTGATGACGCCAACATACCGAAAAACGGTCATGTTTTGATAACTTAATTTCAGCCATTTGTTTTTCCTCCTTCAGTATTAATAGTCATTTAAGATATCGCCAAGAGGATCGCCGCTTCCGCCGCCGTTTCCTCCGCCTTTTTTAGCTTCTTCTTTTAATCCTAAGTAAATCAGGGCTAAAGAGATACCAATTAAACCTAAAGCGATTAATGTTAATTCAGAAATTGCAGCTAAAACGAAACCTAAGATAAAGAATGGCCATACTTCTTTGTTTGCCATCATGTTGATAACCATTGCATAACCTACGGCAGCAACCATACCACCGCCGACAGTCATACCACCTGTTAACCAGGCAGGCATTGCATTTAATGCGCTTGTTACAGCTTTAGCTGGAACGACACATAATGCAGCTGCAGGGATGGCAATACGAATACCCTGTAAGCAAATGGCTAAGATCTGCCATACTTCGATGCCTTTAAAGTCACCTTTTTCAGCACATCTGTCCATCGCATGAACCATAGGGATAGCGATTGTACGACATAACATAGTTAAGAATAAGCCGGCTACTGAAAGTGGAACGGCTACAGCGATTGATGCAGAGATGGCATCTTTAGTATTAACGTGAGAACCACCGTTTAAAGCTAAAACCATGATAATTGCAGATGCAACGGATGCTAAGGCAGCATCTGGTGCAACGGCTGCACCGATGTTGGCCCAGCCTAATGCCATCATCTGTAAAGAACCACCAAGCATGATTCCTTCAGTTAAATGGCCAGTAACTAACCCGATTAATGTACAAGCAACAATTGGCTGATGGAATTCGAATTCATCAAGGATCCCTTCCATACCAGCTAAGAATGCTACGACAATAACCAGGATAATGTTAATAGCGTTCATATTATAAATTTCCTCCTGATTAATTCATATGTAATTCTGTTTTGGCTTTTTTCATAATTGCATTGAAGTCTTCAACAGGATCTCCTGGGACTTTCTGCACTTTAATCTTAATACCTAATTTTGTTAATTCTTCTAACGCTTTGACGTCATTCTGATCCATTGCAACGGCTTTTGTACAAACAACTTTGCCTTCGCTGGCCGCAATTGAACCTAAGTTGATTTCTTTAATCTGGACGCCGCCCTTAACAGCTGCTAAAGCATCTTCAGGGTTTTCGAATAACAATAAGGCTTTCGTATTACCAAAACGCGTATCCTTATCGACTTTACACATTTTGTCGATTGGAACGACGTGCGCGCGAACCCCTGGTGGCGCAGCCTGTTCGATCATCTGTTTACGTAACTTATCTTTTGCGACGTTATCAGAAACAGCGATGATACGATTTGGCTGTGTTGCTTTGGTCCAAGCCGTTGCGACCTGACCATGTAATAAACGCGTATCGATACGAGCTAAAACATATTTAATATGGCCATCACCGATGACTGTTCCTTCAGGAATTGCACCACGTGGTGCAGCATCCTGAGCAGCTGGTTTAGCCGCTTCATCTTCACCTTCAACTTTAATTGTTTCTGGTAAAATTCTGATACCTTCTCTAGATGTCTTTGCAACATGAGACGCAATGTCTGCAGCGCTTTCAGTGCCAAGACGTAATGCATATGATTCAATGAGCATTGGTAAATTTAAACCAGTAACAACAACCCAGTGACCTTCATGACCATCGATTAATGCGCTGGCCTGGTTGAATGGTGTTCCACTCCAAAGGTCGATTAAGAATAGAATTTCATCCTGCTGTGAGAAAGTGGCAATTGCTTCTTCCATCTTTTTACGGATGTCTTCTGGACCTTCGCTAGGTAACAGTGTTACAGGCTTAACATCGGCCTGATCCCCAAAGATCATTGATCCAGACTGGAAAATGCCTTCTGCAAATTTTCCATGGCTGGCAATGACAATTCCTACCATAAAATTTCTCCTTTTTATTATTTTTTAATACAACTCTCGTCAGAGCTTCAAAAAAAGTTAATGTAAACGAATTCGCAATTCCTATTGTAACCATTTTCATAATTTGTTCAATAAAATATGGGTTTTATTGTGTCACAACATTTGTCACATAAATATATTGACATTCGTCATATGACAGATGTAATATTGCGAAAAATTGTAAAAATCCATTATCATACCTTATGAAAATGAACTGAATTTGAATTATATGTTACATAAAATGTCTCATTTTAATATATTGATATCTTTCATTCTATTTTAATGATATTTCATGCATATTATTTCCAAGACATGAAAAAACCGGTAAAACTACCGGTTTTTACTAAAA harbors:
- a CDS encoding LexA family protein gives rise to the protein MELKEFIQQYKEEQQINNSEMARRLGVTKSTIHKWLNGDVKKLQSETLQKLSQALGYDVEAVLNGQVIEFKKPILGYVKAGYNLYAEENYLGYEDVTAAENRQGDYFLQVTGDSMIGEGIMDGSLAYIKSCSDVPSGTIAVCLIGGEEVTIKRVIKKEDMIILEAANPQVSARYFSAEEAATLPVQIIGRLVYVKTVF
- a CDS encoding PTS system mannose/fructose/sorbose family transporter subunit IID, encoding MAEIKLSKHDRFSVCWRHQFLQGSWNYERMQNGGWCYSIIPAIKKLYTNKEDQVAALKRHLEFYNTHPYVSAPVMGVTLALEEERANGAAIDDQAIQGVKVGMMGPLAGVGDPVFWFTARPIIGALGASLAMSGSIVGPLLFFIVWNVMRFAFLWYTQEFGYRVGTQITNDLSGGLLGKITSGATILGMFIIGALVERWVSISFTPVVSTVQQQKGAYIEWDKLPKGAAGIKSALEQYSSLGATGLNQAKVTTLQGNLDQLIPGLAAVLLTLLICKLLKKGISPIAIIIGLFVVGIIGRVCNFM
- a CDS encoding PTS mannose/fructose/sorbose transporter subunit IIC, giving the protein MNAINIILVIVVAFLAGMEGILDEFEFHQPIVACTLIGLVTGHLTEGIMLGGSLQMMALGWANIGAAVAPDAALASVASAIIMVLALNGGSHVNTKDAISASIAVAVPLSVAGLFLTMLCRTIAIPMVHAMDRCAEKGDFKGIEVWQILAICLQGIRIAIPAAALCVVPAKAVTSALNAMPAWLTGGMTVGGGMVAAVGYAMVINMMANKEVWPFFILGFVLAAISELTLIALGLIGISLALIYLGLKEEAKKGGGNGGGSGDPLGDILNDY
- a CDS encoding DUF956 family protein; translation: MAQSLNTKVDFTIAASSHRGLGTTGKVMVGDHAFEYYNDKNVEDYIQIPWEEVDYISASVLFGKWINRFAIFTKRNGSFTFSAPDNKQLLRAVRKYVPEERMYKSLNFFQVIGRGLKAIFIRK
- a CDS encoding PTS sugar transporter subunit IIB; amino-acid sequence: MVGIVIASHGKFAEGIFQSGSMIFGDQADVKPVTLLPSEGPEDIRKKMEEAIATFSQQDEILFLIDLWSGTPFNQASALIDGHEGHWVVVTGLNLPMLIESYALRLGTESAADIASHVAKTSREGIRILPETIKVEGEDEAAKPAAQDAAPRGAIPEGTVIGDGHIKYVLARIDTRLLHGQVATAWTKATQPNRIIAVSDNVAKDKLRKQMIEQAAPPGVRAHVVPIDKMCKVDKDTRFGNTKALLLFENPEDALAAVKGGVQIKEINLGSIAASEGKVVCTKAVAMDQNDVKALEELTKLGIKIKVQKVPGDPVEDFNAIMKKAKTELHMN